In Vicingus serpentipes, the following are encoded in one genomic region:
- a CDS encoding DUF983 domain-containing protein has translation MPKALPSVLQLKCPKCREGDLFVNKSSYKYKGFFDMPKRCLKCGQDFEIETGFYYGAMYVSYALTIAITVAVFVALTVFNAFSIIPFLIFDVIALVLTMPYVTRVSRSIWIALMIKYDANAIKNHERKTQS, from the coding sequence ATGCCAAAAGCACTTCCAAGCGTACTTCAACTTAAATGCCCTAAATGCAGGGAAGGAGATTTATTTGTAAATAAAAGCTCATACAAATACAAAGGTTTTTTTGATATGCCTAAAAGATGTTTGAAATGTGGGCAAGATTTTGAAATCGAAACTGGGTTTTATTATGGTGCTATGTACGTAAGCTACGCATTAACAATTGCCATCACTGTTGCTGTTTTTGTAGCTTTAACTGTTTTTAATGCATTTTCTATTATTCCGTTTTTAATTTTCGATGTTATTGCTTTAGTTTTAACAATGCCATACGTAACAAGAGTATCGAGATCTATTTGGATTGCTTTAATGATAAAATATGACGCTAATGCCATAAAAAACCATGAGCGAAAAACACAATCTTAA
- a CDS encoding alpha/beta hydrolase: MSEKHNLKVEKTATYYTLGNVKTAKTIWFVLHGYGMLAKYFIKKFEPILNEETCIIAPDGLSKFYTQGFYGRVGATWMTKEDREEEIEDYINYLNKLYEVNIAENNNENVKINLLGFSQGGATVSRWAASKKITFNNLILWASVFPDDMTFDFLNNNNTFVLLGDKDEFATDKNVQTQKEVLAKSGVDFTLIKFEGAHDIPKKIILEQTQLNSWN, from the coding sequence ATGAGCGAAAAACACAATCTTAAAGTAGAAAAAACTGCTACCTATTACACATTAGGAAATGTAAAAACGGCCAAAACAATTTGGTTTGTGTTACACGGCTATGGAATGTTAGCCAAATATTTTATCAAAAAATTTGAGCCCATTTTAAATGAAGAAACTTGCATTATTGCCCCCGATGGCTTATCAAAATTTTACACCCAAGGTTTTTATGGTAGAGTTGGCGCTACCTGGATGACTAAAGAAGACAGAGAAGAAGAAATTGAAGATTATATTAACTACCTCAACAAACTCTACGAGGTTAATATTGCTGAAAACAATAACGAAAATGTAAAAATTAATTTATTAGGTTTTTCTCAAGGCGGAGCTACAGTAAGTAGATGGGCTGCTAGCAAAAAAATAACCTTTAATAATTTAATACTTTGGGCAAGTGTTTTTCCTGACGATATGACTTTTGACTTTTTAAACAATAACAATACGTTTGTTTTGTTAGGCGATAAAGATGAATTTGCTACCGATAAAAACGTGCAAACTCAAAAAGAGGTGTTAGCAAAATCAGGCGTCGATTTTACCCTCATTAAATTTGAAGGAGCTCATGATATTCCTAAAAAAATCATATTAGAACAAACTCAATTAAATAGTTGGAATTAA
- a CDS encoding glycosyltransferase family 9 protein codes for MIRFSSIGDIVLTTPVLRCLKNQLDGEVEIHYLTKKQYKSIVDSNPNVSKVYTIEKSTNEIIADLKNEGYDYIVDLHKNLRSKRVIKKLKCLSFSFEKLNYQKWLMTSFKINKLPNIHIVERYLNAVKYLGVENDGVGLEYYIPTKDKVDVNTLPSNFKNGYVSFAIGAQHATKCLPEHKIISICKQLQQPVVLLGGKEDAEKAERIVKAVGANVFNACGKFNLNQSASLVQQSKVLITHDTGLMHIGAALGIKIVSVWGNTIPEFGMYPYYPTQPEKFVMIENKNLNCRPCSKIGYDKCPKKHFKCMEDIAVSEVVKSTLQN; via the coding sequence GTGATACGGTTTAGTTCAATTGGCGATATTGTGTTAACTACTCCGGTGTTGAGATGCCTTAAAAATCAGTTAGATGGAGAAGTGGAAATACATTACTTAACTAAAAAACAATATAAAAGTATTGTGGATAGCAATCCAAATGTTAGTAAAGTTTACACCATAGAAAAAAGTACGAACGAAATAATTGCTGACTTAAAAAATGAAGGCTACGATTATATTGTTGATTTACATAAAAACCTTCGTTCTAAAAGAGTTATTAAAAAATTGAAATGCCTATCGTTTAGTTTTGAGAAATTAAATTACCAGAAATGGTTAATGACTTCTTTTAAAATAAATAAGCTACCCAACATACATATTGTAGAACGTTATTTAAATGCAGTTAAATATTTGGGTGTTGAAAATGATGGGGTAGGCTTGGAATATTATATACCAACTAAAGATAAAGTTGATGTTAATACTTTGCCTTCCAATTTTAAAAATGGATATGTAAGCTTTGCCATAGGAGCTCAACATGCCACTAAATGTTTGCCTGAGCATAAAATAATTTCGATTTGTAAGCAATTACAGCAACCCGTTGTTTTGTTAGGAGGTAAAGAAGACGCTGAGAAAGCAGAACGAATTGTAAAAGCAGTTGGAGCTAATGTTTTTAATGCCTGCGGAAAATTTAATTTAAATCAATCAGCATCGTTGGTACAACAAAGTAAGGTACTGATTACACACGATACAGGCTTAATGCACATTGGAGCAGCATTAGGTATTAAAATTGTTTCTGTTTGGGGGAATACCATTCCCGAATTTGGAATGTACCCTTATTACCCAACGCAGCCTGAAAAGTTTGTAATGATAGAAAACAAAAACTTAAACTGCCGACCTTGTTCTAAAATAGGTTATGACAAATGCCCAAAAAAGCATTTTAAGTGTATGGAGGATATTGCTGTGAGTGAGGTGGTTAAATCTACTTTACAAAACTAG